The Pyrenophora tritici-repentis strain M4 chromosome 9, whole genome shotgun sequence sequence GAGATGCAGCCATATCTATTATCAAGCATTTCCCCACGACCCAGAGATTGTGACGTTCCTTGTCCTCCCTAGACCCTAGTGGTAATGCCAAGTTGCCAAATAAGATGATCGTTGATCAGTGGGTTGATCTATTGCATCCGAAACATCGACCTCTACAGTATAACCATCGAGGATATGTCTTATCTAGGCCGCTTCAGCAGCTTCTGTCAAGTTTCCGACTCTGAAAAGGGGATGCTCGTGGCAGTCGAAAACTTCATCGCGAGCGAGTCACGGATGTCTGAGGGTTCCATGAGCAACAAGGTATTCGAGCCTCCGGCATTCATAAGCTCGATGTCACACACTTTAACCACTAGTCTGATGTTGCGGGCGCAGTAATTCATAAATGTCTTCCATTAAAAGTATCGCAAGATCGAAAGCCTCCCTCGAAGATTTCTTTTTTTTTACTTTCTTAGGCTATGCCCTGCTTCTGTTTATGACTCCAAGACTCCCATGTGACCATCATTATTGTACAAAAATATCCAAAACTTTTCTTTATCGCTGTGAAAACGGTCCTGCAAGGTGAACTAGTGCTCGAACCTTACACGCTTTCGGCCTGTTGTGCCAGCAGTACCTTCGAGCTCTGCAATACGAGCATCCCTTGCGACTAAGGCTTCCCGGGCATTATCGAGTTCCTTCATTAGCGGCTAATCTTGGCAGTTTGGCCCTCTATCTTGCCATCTTTTCCTTCCAATCTGCCAGCTTGTTCTTGTACCATTGCGGAAAGCTCTTCGATGCTGGGAACGGAGGCGCTTGTTGTCGGATCGGAAGTTTGTCCATCGTTCTTTGCCGAATGATACGTGTCACGTTGAACGGGGAGTGCCGGCTTCTTGAATATCGTCGCGGTCATGTCGGGCACAGGGTGCGACGTGGATGATTCGCCTTGTGAAGGCCCCGATTCTGTCTCGGTTTGTCGAGCTCGCTGTGACCCCTTTGGCTGCGTGGTATTCCCCACCACTGGCCATGTAACCGTTCCTGACGTGTAATGGGGTGCGGCTATACCGCGATAGGTTTCCTTGATGAGGGGATGGTAACGATTGACCCGAATTTGCTGGACGGTCGTGGTGATcagacttgtcattaagcaaaCGCGTTTGAatagtttgtttgatttgcttgaCTATAAGCAAATTAAACAAACCAAACGCTGCCTATAGAAAtatacaaacaaatcaaacgTACGATCGAAATTTGTTTAGTTTGTTTGACTGTTTGACTAATATTACATAGCGAGCTGTTCTATAGATGATGTCCTAAGGTGCTTTAAGATCGACTTTAATGATGTTTTTGAGATAGCGGAGGTAGCAATTTCGCGATAGTTTTCTTGTGTTGCATCTAGCTTAGTCATCATATAACTACACGAGCGTCGCTAGCCGTCGATGACCGCTATCTTATATCCCATCTCCCATCTTCTATATCGCTGTTAGCCATCTTTTGCAGCTACACTACCGTCTCTACAGCACGTTTTAGTGTTTCTCGTTGCCCAACACGCCGAAAATGCCGCTTCGTAACCTAAAACGCGCCGCCGAGGGCACCCCCGGCCCCCACGGCCCCCACAAGCGCGCCAAAACAGCTAAAGGCAGTGCATCGCAGCCTATCCTGATGGACGATTCGCAGCCTGAGCTGTCTATCCGCACCTCGCCACGTAAAGccctagctgctgcagcaaGCCAGGCCACCGAAGACGCGCCGTTCGAGTCGCAGTTGCGCGACGCTATACCAGAAGCTACTATACAACCGCCGGCCGAGGGTAGTAGGGCTGCTACGGAGGCTACAAGTGAGGCTATCGAAGGCGGGGATGATACTGGCTTTGATGACGAGTTTACGgacaactttgacggcattgatTGGAAGCGTTTACCGCGTTTTACGAAGCCGCTGCGTACGTTGAAGCGCAACAAAAGTTGGGTATATCAGTACGGTTACCGCGTTGCCTCTCTCCGTGAGCCTCATCGTACGTTCTTTGtttgcaaatactgccatcATCGTAAGATCTTTTGCGCCTATCCAGAGGTTACAAAGTCGACCAGTAACGCTATCAACCACCTCGCGCAGAAGCTACTTGGCCACGGCTACGATCGCAAGGGCAAACTGGATTCGATTACACTACCGCGAGGCCAAACGACGCTTAAGATGATGACCGAGGGCGGTGTCGATGTACCTCAAGGCGTCGCTAACGAGCTcggaaacttcgacgtacagcGCTTTCGATACGCCGCTGTTACGTGGCTTGTCGACAATAACCACCCTCTCCGCGAGTTCGAAACGCCTGCGTTTAGGCAGATGATAGAGTTTGCCAACCCGGAGGCAGCTGACGCGCTGTGGGTAAGTCACAACAGTGTAGCTAGCTTCGTGATGAGGCTGTATCGCTATATGGAGCCGCAGGTTGTTCAGATGCTCTCGTCGGCTATTAGTAAaatccatataagcttcgatggctggacgacaaaaggcggcaagcgcggcttctttggagttgTTGCTCATTTTGCTGACGCCGACGGCACTATCAGGGACCTACCTAtcgcgctgcctcagcttacgggcgcccacacgggcgagaggatagctgAAGTTGTTGGCAATATAATCGATGTCTTCGGTATAACACGTAGCCAGcttgggtactttgtgctcgacaACGCGTACGCTAACGACACCGCCGTCACCAAACTCGCCCAACGCTTTGAATTTACAGCAAGCCAtcaccgcctccgctgcggccctcacacacTTAACTTAGTCGGACAGATGATTATCTTCGGCTTTGATAAGGACGCGTACGATAATGATCAGGACGAGCACAAAACAGAGGCAGCCTACCTACAAGAATGGCGGCAGCAAGGTCCGCTTGGTGTACTaatcgatatcatcaacTACATCCAAACACCGCAACAACACGATCTTTTTGCCGATTGCCAGCGCCGTGTTAACGCTAAGGCTCCCGACCAAAAGCAGGAAATACTCGAGCCGGTAAAGCCAGTCGTCACGCGCTGGAACAGCTTTCACGACACCTTTGTACGCGCCGCAAAACTCCATAACGCCGTTGATGAGTACGCCCAAAGCCACATCGAAAGGACGATGGGCGCCGACGCGTACGCGCGTAGCCGTAACAATAAGCTCACTAAAGTACCAGCTTGGATGAGATCTAATGGGCTTACGGCTGACGATTGGGCGGTAATAACCCAGTATATATCAGTGTTGGAGCCGCTAAAGGAGGCgacaaaacggcttgaagctCGCGGTAAAGCTGGCCGTTTCGGCGCGATATACGAGGTTATACCTGTCTTCGAAGCTGTACTTGCCGTGTACGAGCAGCTACTTAAAAACCACGAAAGCGTCGACTATAATGCCAATAGCGCGCCAGAAGATCACCTTCCTATCAACCTACGCGCAGCTTGGGCAAAGCTTAACGCGTATTACACTAAGCTCGACGAATCACCCACATACTTTGCcgctacctgcctccacccatactacaagaactactgtgagaacagctggcgcgacaaaccgaGCTGGCTTGAGGCAAACAACGCTGGGTTGAAACAACTTTGGGCGTTCTATAAGCCGCAAATACAGCGCCAAAGTCGCCCACCAGTGCGGCTCTCAAGCGGTATCAacgacgccatcaacgcgcTCGTTAATGCGGAGCCTTATGGCATTGTTGAGGTGACAGAGATGGATGAGCTGGAGCGTTGGCGACGGTTTGAACTCCGctggacgcaggagcagttcGAACAAGGTAGTAATCCTGTTAGCTATTGGATAAGCCTACGCCCAAAGTATCCTAACCTAGCGCGTATGGCGATCGATATATTAACAATACCAGCCTCAAGTTGTGAGTGCGAGCGGCTGTTCAGCGAGCTCGGTGAT is a genomic window containing:
- a CDS encoding Dimer-Tnp-hAT domain containing protein; the protein is MPLRNLKRAAEGTPGPHGPHKRAKTAKGSASQPILMDDSQPELSIRTSPRKALAAAASQATEDAPFESQLRDAIPEATIQPPAEGSRAATEATSEAIEGGDDTGFDDEFTDNFDGIDWKRLPRFTKPLRTLKRNKSWVYQYGYRVASLREPHRTFFVCKYCHHRKIFCAYPEVTKSTSNAINHLAQKLLGHGYDRKGKLDSITLPRGQTTLKMMTEGGVDVPQGVANELGNFDVQRFRYAAVTWLVDNNHPLREFETPAFRQMIEFANPEAADALWVSHNSVASFVMRLYRYMEPQVVQMLSSAISKIHISFDGWTTKGGKRGFFGVVAHFADADGTIRDLPIALPQLTGAHTGERIAEVVGNIIDVFGITRSQLGYFVLDNAYANDTAVTKLAQRFEFTASHHRLRCGPHTLNLVGQMIIFGFDKDAYDNDQDEHKTEAAYLQEWRQQGPLGVLIDIINYIQTPQQHDLFADCQRRVNAKAPDQKQEILEPVKPVVTRWNSFHDTFVRAAKLHNAVDEYAQSHIERTMGADAYARSRNNKLTKVPAWMRSNGLTADDWAVITQYISVLEPLKEATKRLEARGKAGRFGAIYEVIPVFEAVLAVYEQLLKNHESVDYNANSAPEDHLPINLRAAWAKLNAYYTKLDESPTYFAATCLHPYYKNYCENSWRDKPSWLEANNAGLKQLWAFYKPQIQRQSRPPVRLSSGINDAINALVNAEPYGIVEVTEMDELERWRRFELRWTQEQFEQGSNPVSYWISLRPKYPNLARMAIDILTIPASSCECERLFSELGDLLEPRRRKIGSQLLAAIQCIRSWRDAGFKPPSDYNSGDVTDAEVAAIYEICKWDSEA